A single genomic interval of Fibrobacter sp. UWB13 harbors:
- the pflB gene encoding formate C-acetyltransferase has product MQEAWTGFKGGRWQEEINVRDFIQKNYTPYDGDKSFLQGPTEATNKLWAELQELQKREIAKGGVLDMDTDVVSTLTSHNAGYISEETKDLEKIVGLQTDKPLKRAFMPFGGIKMAEESCKNYGYTPSEELHRIFTEFHKTHNQGVFDAYTPAMRMARKAHIITGLPDTYGRGRIVGDYRRVALYGIDYLIAQKKADKALTDETDMREHVIRQREELAEQIKALEGMKVMAKIYGYDISKPATNAREAVQWLYFGYLAAIKTQNGAAMSVGRVSTFLDIYMTRDLQNGVINETEAQEIIDHFVMKLRMVKFARITSYNELFSGDPVWATLEVAGLGQDGRHQVTKNDYRFLHTLVNMGPSPEPNLTILYSPRLPASFKKFAAEISVKTSAIQYENDDTMRPIWGDDYSICCCVSATQTGKEMQFFGARANLAKTLLYAINGGKDECLVKGTQVGPEYPPISSEYLNYDEVVHKFSLYMDWLAHLYVNTLNLIHYMHDKYYYEAAEMALIDTNVRRTFATGIAGFSHVVDSLSAIKYAKVKVIRDPATGLAQDFQIEGDFPRYGNDDDRADDIAVWLLKTFMAKIKQTPTYRDSEPTTSILTITSNVVYGKATGALPDGRKQGEPFSPGASPSYGAEKNGLLASLNSVAKIPYEYALDGISNTQTINPDALGHDDEERTNKLVQVLDGYFGQSSHHLNVNVFGVEKLKDAMEHPEKEEYQNFTIRVSGYAVRFIKLTREQQLDVIARQAHGVL; this is encoded by the coding sequence ATGCAGGAAGCATGGACAGGCTTTAAAGGCGGTCGCTGGCAGGAAGAAATTAACGTCCGCGACTTTATCCAGAAAAACTATACTCCCTACGATGGCGACAAGTCGTTCTTGCAGGGACCGACTGAAGCTACGAACAAGCTCTGGGCAGAACTCCAGGAACTACAGAAGAGAGAAATTGCAAAGGGCGGCGTCCTCGACATGGACACAGACGTCGTCTCCACTCTTACAAGCCACAACGCTGGCTACATTTCCGAAGAAACCAAGGATCTCGAAAAGATCGTAGGTCTCCAGACCGACAAGCCGCTCAAGCGCGCATTCATGCCGTTCGGCGGCATCAAGATGGCTGAAGAATCTTGCAAGAACTACGGTTACACACCGAGCGAAGAACTTCACCGCATCTTTACTGAATTCCACAAGACACACAACCAGGGCGTTTTCGACGCCTACACGCCGGCAATGCGTATGGCCCGCAAGGCCCACATCATTACGGGTCTTCCGGATACTTACGGCCGTGGCCGTATCGTCGGTGACTATCGCCGCGTTGCCCTTTACGGTATTGATTACCTCATCGCCCAGAAGAAGGCCGACAAGGCTCTGACCGATGAAACGGATATGCGCGAACACGTGATCCGCCAGCGCGAAGAACTCGCTGAACAGATCAAGGCCCTCGAAGGCATGAAGGTCATGGCCAAGATTTACGGCTACGACATTTCCAAGCCGGCAACAAACGCCCGCGAAGCCGTGCAGTGGCTCTACTTCGGTTACCTCGCCGCCATCAAGACGCAGAACGGTGCAGCCATGAGCGTTGGCCGCGTTTCGACCTTCCTCGACATTTATATGACCCGCGACTTGCAGAACGGCGTCATCAACGAAACCGAAGCTCAGGAAATCATCGACCATTTCGTGATGAAGCTTCGCATGGTCAAGTTCGCCCGTATCACCAGCTATAACGAACTCTTCAGTGGTGACCCGGTGTGGGCTACGCTCGAAGTTGCTGGCCTCGGCCAGGATGGTCGCCATCAGGTGACCAAGAACGACTACCGCTTCTTGCACACGCTCGTGAACATGGGTCCGTCTCCGGAACCGAACCTCACGATTCTCTATAGCCCGCGCCTCCCGGCAAGCTTCAAGAAGTTCGCTGCAGAAATCTCCGTGAAGACCAGCGCCATCCAGTACGAAAACGATGACACGATGCGTCCGATCTGGGGCGACGACTACAGCATCTGCTGCTGCGTTTCTGCAACTCAGACCGGTAAGGAAATGCAGTTCTTCGGCGCTCGCGCAAACCTCGCCAAGACGCTCCTTTACGCCATCAACGGCGGTAAGGATGAATGCCTCGTGAAGGGTACGCAGGTTGGCCCGGAATATCCGCCTATCTCTAGCGAATACCTCAACTACGACGAAGTTGTCCACAAGTTTAGTCTCTACATGGATTGGCTTGCCCACTTGTACGTGAATACATTGAACTTGATTCACTATATGCACGACAAGTACTACTACGAAGCTGCCGAAATGGCTCTCATCGATACCAACGTTCGCCGTACGTTTGCAACGGGTATCGCAGGCTTCAGCCACGTTGTCGATAGCCTTTCTGCAATCAAGTACGCCAAGGTCAAGGTCATCCGCGATCCGGCTACCGGCCTCGCTCAGGACTTCCAGATCGAAGGCGACTTCCCGCGTTATGGAAACGACGACGACCGCGCAGACGATATCGCCGTTTGGCTCCTCAAGACGTTCATGGCCAAGATCAAGCAGACGCCGACTTACCGTGACTCTGAACCGACCACATCTATCCTTACCATTACAAGTAACGTTGTTTACGGTAAGGCAACGGGCGCTCTCCCGGATGGTCGTAAGCAGGGCGAACCGTTCTCTCCGGGTGCAAGCCCGAGCTACGGTGCCGAAAAGAACGGTCTCTTGGCATCCCTCAACTCTGTTGCCAAGATTCCGTACGAATACGCTCTTGACGGTATCAGCAACACGCAGACGATCAACCCGGACGCTCTCGGTCACGACGACGAAGAACGCACTAACAAACTCGTGCAGGTTCTCGATGGTTACTTCGGCCAGAGCAGCCACCACTTGAACGTGAACGTGTTCGGTGTCGAAAAGCTCAAGGACGCTATGGAACATCCGGAGAAGGAAGAATACCAGAACTTCACGATCCGCGTTTCTGGCTACGCCGTGCGCTTCATCAAGCTCACTCGCGAACAGCAGCTCGACGTGATTGCCCGCCAGGCACACGGCGTGCTCTAA
- a CDS encoding MBL fold metallo-hydrolase, with protein sequence MPKIVKLTDRIHYLQMSNDPLSADVIAVRGNRAWWIFDVGACDEAVQFINELPRIPINDAANLTKNVVISHFHRDHLLNVQRMCSGEVPLDIDALYVGAYTSKTFGEIEGVSKNVVMEPLAFDDGVQIQILPMPNSHAKGSLALIVDDYVFLGDATYPMVGHGSPDVYNVQILGEQIKLLKKLSASRFCLSHKRGLVRDKTSVLMFLESVYARRQKNENYIVA encoded by the coding sequence GTGCCCAAAATCGTTAAACTTACCGATAGAATCCATTATTTGCAGATGTCGAATGACCCGCTGAGTGCGGATGTCATCGCTGTGCGTGGCAATCGCGCGTGGTGGATTTTTGACGTGGGCGCATGCGATGAGGCTGTGCAGTTTATCAATGAACTGCCGCGCATTCCCATAAACGATGCGGCGAATCTCACAAAGAACGTCGTCATTTCGCATTTCCATCGAGACCATTTGCTGAATGTCCAGCGCATGTGCAGTGGCGAAGTTCCGCTAGACATCGATGCACTTTACGTGGGCGCCTACACTTCAAAAACGTTCGGTGAAATTGAAGGCGTTTCAAAGAACGTCGTGATGGAACCGCTTGCGTTTGACGATGGTGTACAGATTCAAATCTTACCGATGCCCAATAGCCATGCCAAGGGTTCGCTTGCGCTTATCGTTGACGATTACGTTTTTTTGGGTGATGCGACTTACCCGATGGTGGGGCATGGCTCTCCTGACGTTTATAATGTGCAAATTTTGGGCGAGCAGATAAAACTATTGAAGAAACTCTCGGCGTCGCGTTTTTGCCTGAGTCATAAGCGTGGGCTTGTGCGCGACAAAACCTCAGTCCTCATGTTTTTAGAATCTGTTTACGCTCGCCGCCAAAAGAACGAAAATTATATTGTGGCGTAG
- the pflA gene encoding pyruvate formate-lyase-activating protein — protein MTLGRINKLETFGSVDGPGIRFVVFLQGCPMRCKFCHNPETWDFGTKSANGTENGSFEMSAEDLLKKAVRYKPYWGTDGGITVSGGEPLAQIDFMIEFFEAAKAAGVQTCIDTSGVTFRSTGEQFAKFERLMKSTDLLLVDIKHIDADAHKELTGHGNENIIEFFRYLDRIQKPIWIRHVLVPGISDNDEALTRTRDFIRTLSNVKRVEVLPYHAFALSKYQELEIDYALKDTQTPTADRVKNANEILETAKYTGWMKK, from the coding sequence ATGACTCTCGGAAGAATCAACAAGCTCGAAACGTTCGGATCGGTCGATGGACCGGGAATCCGGTTTGTCGTATTTTTGCAAGGCTGCCCGATGCGCTGCAAGTTCTGCCACAATCCAGAAACATGGGATTTCGGAACAAAAAGCGCAAACGGAACAGAGAACGGCTCATTCGAAATGAGCGCTGAAGACCTGCTAAAAAAAGCCGTGCGCTACAAGCCATATTGGGGAACCGATGGAGGTATTACCGTGAGTGGCGGCGAGCCACTCGCGCAAATCGACTTCATGATTGAATTCTTCGAAGCGGCAAAAGCGGCGGGAGTTCAAACATGCATCGACACTAGCGGAGTCACATTCAGGAGCACTGGCGAACAGTTTGCCAAGTTCGAACGATTGATGAAATCCACCGACCTCTTGCTCGTGGACATCAAGCACATCGACGCAGACGCGCACAAGGAACTCACAGGCCACGGTAACGAAAACATCATCGAGTTTTTCCGTTACCTCGACCGCATCCAAAAGCCCATCTGGATCCGTCACGTGCTCGTTCCGGGAATCAGCGACAACGACGAAGCGCTCACGCGCACCCGCGACTTCATCCGTACGCTAAGCAACGTCAAACGTGTCGAAGTTCTCCCCTACCATGCATTTGCCCTCAGCAAGTATCAAGAACTCGAAATCGACTACGCGCTCAAGGACACGCAAACGCCCACCGCCGACCGTGTCAAGAACGCCAACGAAATTCTCGAAACCGCCAAATATACCGGCTGGATGAAGAAATAG
- a CDS encoding type II secretion system F family protein, producing the protein MAEFLYKAQNSQGNSFEGTLEAKDKAEAEALLLRRRLVITSLKKKPTEIKIKIGSGIKTEDITRFTRMFSSMCSAGLPMLQCLNILEAQCENPELKSVVHKLTQSINGGSSLADALAQHPKVFDSLYCNMVAAGEAGGILEGILARLAETLENNQRLKRKVKKALTYPIMVIIVGILVVIALMTFVVPTFAEQFAALDAELPAPTQVVMNISDFIRNNGAFIFIALIIVIFAYKMIMRIPQAQFAMDKFTLKLPKLGDLQIKSATAGFSRTLGTLLNAGVSVMDALKVVASTAGNKVVEKAIYKISIGIAGGKSIAEPMEEVGIFPPMVIQMTGVGEKTGNLGGMLLKLADFYDEEVDAAVDAVVSMIEPIIIVFLGGAVGGLLIAMYMPMFSMGDAIKG; encoded by the coding sequence ATGGCAGAATTTTTGTACAAGGCCCAAAACTCACAGGGCAACAGCTTTGAAGGTACGCTCGAAGCGAAGGATAAGGCGGAAGCCGAAGCCCTCTTGCTCCGTCGTCGATTGGTCATCACGAGCCTTAAAAAGAAACCGACTGAAATCAAGATTAAGATTGGTTCTGGTATCAAGACCGAAGACATTACCCGTTTTACGCGTATGTTCTCGTCTATGTGCTCGGCAGGTCTTCCGATGCTTCAGTGCTTGAACATTCTTGAAGCTCAGTGTGAAAACCCGGAGCTCAAGAGCGTTGTGCATAAGCTCACGCAGTCGATTAACGGTGGTTCTTCTTTGGCTGATGCTTTGGCGCAGCACCCGAAGGTCTTTGACTCCCTGTATTGTAACATGGTGGCTGCCGGTGAAGCGGGCGGTATTCTCGAAGGCATTCTCGCTCGTCTGGCGGAAACTCTCGAAAATAACCAGCGCCTCAAACGTAAAGTGAAAAAGGCTTTGACGTACCCGATCATGGTTATCATTGTGGGTATTCTCGTTGTGATTGCCCTTATGACGTTCGTGGTGCCGACGTTCGCTGAACAGTTCGCCGCCCTTGACGCTGAACTCCCTGCTCCGACGCAGGTTGTGATGAACATATCTGATTTTATACGAAACAATGGTGCGTTTATTTTTATTGCACTTATCATTGTCATCTTTGCTTATAAGATGATTATGCGAATACCGCAAGCGCAATTTGCAATGGACAAGTTTACGTTGAAATTGCCGAAACTTGGTGATTTGCAGATTAAGTCTGCAACGGCGGGTTTCTCGAGAACGCTTGGAACGCTTTTAAATGCTGGTGTGTCTGTGATGGATGCGCTAAAGGTCGTTGCGTCTACTGCAGGTAACAAAGTTGTGGAAAAGGCGATTTATAAGATATCGATTGGTATTGCTGGCGGTAAATCAATTGCCGAACCGATGGAAGAAGTAGGCATTTTCCCGCCCATGGTGATCCAGATGACGGGCGTTGGTGAAAAGACTGGTAACCTTGGCGGTATGCTTTTGAAGCTTGCGGACTTCTACGATGAAGAAGTGGACGCCGCTGTCGATGCGGTCGTGAGTATGATTGAACCGATTATCATTGTGTTCTTGGGCGGCGCCGTCGGTGGTCTCCTGATTGCAATGTATATGCCGATGTTTAGCATGGGCGACGCCATTAAAGGCTGA
- a CDS encoding type IV pilus twitching motility protein PilT, whose product MAYNIQDLLAEMVKRGASDLHITAGAPPLIRLSGKLTPIGENKLKPDETMRMTYSLMNEAQKKTFEQQKECDFSFGIANLARFRANAYLQRGCVALALRIIPLDIKTFKDLGLPKIMAEFTTRPSGLVLVTGATGSGKSTTLAAMIDKINKERHDHILTVEDPIEFLHKHQGCMINQREVGSDTHSFAQALKMALRQDPDVVLIGEMRDLETIRAALTIAETGHLTFATLHTNSCVQTINRVVDAFPKGEQQTVRTQLSFVLQGVICQTLLPKIGGGRVMAYEVMNVTPGIRALIRDDKVHQIESMIEIGQKFGMNTMNMCLCELVKNHKVDRFDALARSSSPDQLEQLFVKEGV is encoded by the coding sequence ATGGCATATAACATTCAAGATCTTTTAGCAGAAATGGTCAAACGTGGGGCGTCCGACTTGCATATTACAGCCGGCGCACCTCCTCTTATTCGTCTTTCCGGCAAGCTTACCCCCATTGGGGAGAACAAGCTCAAGCCCGACGAAACCATGCGTATGACTTACAGCTTGATGAACGAAGCCCAGAAAAAGACTTTTGAACAGCAAAAGGAATGCGACTTTTCATTCGGTATTGCGAATCTTGCGCGTTTCCGTGCGAACGCTTACTTGCAGCGTGGCTGCGTGGCGCTTGCCCTCCGTATTATTCCGCTGGATATTAAGACGTTCAAGGATCTCGGCCTCCCGAAGATCATGGCTGAATTCACGACCCGCCCTTCTGGACTTGTGCTTGTGACGGGTGCTACCGGTTCTGGTAAGTCCACGACCCTGGCGGCAATGATCGACAAGATCAACAAGGAGCGTCACGACCACATCTTGACGGTCGAAGACCCGATCGAATTTTTGCATAAGCATCAAGGTTGCATGATCAACCAGCGTGAAGTCGGTAGTGATACACATAGCTTTGCCCAGGCATTGAAGATGGCTCTCCGTCAGGACCCGGATGTGGTGCTCATCGGCGAAATGCGTGACTTGGAAACGATCCGTGCCGCACTGACGATTGCAGAAACCGGTCACTTGACGTTTGCTACGCTTCATACAAACTCCTGTGTGCAGACGATTAACCGTGTGGTCGACGCCTTCCCGAAGGGAGAACAGCAGACCGTGCGTACGCAGCTTTCGTTTGTGCTCCAGGGCGTTATCTGTCAGACCCTTTTGCCGAAAATTGGCGGCGGTCGCGTGATGGCGTACGAAGTCATGAATGTGACGCCGGGTATTCGCGCTTTGATCCGCGATGACAAGGTGCATCAGATTGAATCCATGATTGAAATTGGTCAGAAGTTTGGCATGAATACGATGAACATGTGCTTGTGCGAACTTGTCAAGAACCACAAGGTCGACCGTTTCGATGCTCTGGCTCGCTCGTCGAGTCCGGATCAGTTGGAACAGTTGTTTGTAAAGGAAGGGGTGTAA
- a CDS encoding TlpA disulfide reductase family protein, which yields MRSSTYKILAWVGAIIFLGFAFYAFEAKSRYNLNFPETVANFTADDVMGGKSDYVSEKGTATLIVLTASWCPSCRAELPILKQFHEEFGPKGLKILMIDEDDSKKVARKYKKSMDIPWTMLHWNYDALKALGSPGVIPVSFVVDKDDKIQHVDVGVLNELKVRHELKRLLGQ from the coding sequence ATGCGTTCATCCACTTATAAAATTCTCGCATGGGTAGGGGCAATTATTTTCCTCGGTTTCGCGTTTTATGCGTTCGAGGCAAAATCCCGCTATAACCTGAACTTCCCAGAGACCGTTGCAAACTTCACGGCAGACGATGTAATGGGGGGCAAATCGGACTACGTAAGCGAGAAGGGGACAGCAACGCTTATTGTTTTGACCGCATCCTGGTGCCCATCCTGCCGGGCAGAACTTCCCATCCTCAAGCAGTTCCACGAGGAATTTGGGCCGAAGGGTCTCAAGATTTTGATGATCGACGAAGACGATTCCAAGAAGGTCGCCCGCAAGTACAAGAAAAGCATGGACATCCCGTGGACGATGCTCCACTGGAACTACGACGCACTCAAGGCGCTAGGAAGCCCGGGCGTGATTCCCGTAAGCTTTGTGGTCGATAAGGATGACAAGATCCAGCACGTCGATGTCGGAGTGCTCAACGAACTGAAGGTCCGACACGAACTAAAGCGACTGCTGGGACAGTAA
- the epmA gene encoding EF-P lysine aminoacylase EpmA, whose product MENLNSGAFAPTCTRETWVKRQALMARVRDFFVRRNALEVETPVLSAYGGTDPQLDYFEIEDPKRFMMTSPEFHMKRLLAAKFGDIFQITKSFRKDEFGGHHNNEFSMVEWYRVGMIQDKLMDEVEDLVSEIIGTKLNARRTRWIDAFKNYAGVNPFCEKLTDFADACRAREIPVPEKSETLTREDWWDYLMVFLVEPALASNGPEFILDYPPSQAALAQTYVDAEGYTWARRFELFVNQVELCNGYTELTDPVEQRRRFYADLEIRKGMNKPLPPIDERFLAALESGMPACSGVALGLDRLFMLALGKEKIADVILFPSPIA is encoded by the coding sequence ATGGAAAATTTGAACTCGGGCGCGTTTGCGCCCACTTGCACGCGTGAAACTTGGGTCAAGCGCCAGGCGCTGATGGCCCGTGTCCGTGATTTCTTTGTTCGTCGTAATGCGCTCGAAGTCGAGACGCCTGTGCTTTCTGCATACGGCGGAACGGACCCGCAGCTCGATTACTTTGAGATTGAAGACCCGAAGCGGTTCATGATGACGAGCCCGGAATTTCACATGAAGCGCTTGCTTGCGGCAAAGTTCGGTGACATCTTTCAGATTACAAAGTCTTTCCGCAAGGATGAATTTGGCGGCCACCACAACAACGAGTTCTCGATGGTGGAATGGTACCGCGTGGGTATGATTCAGGACAAACTCATGGACGAAGTCGAAGACCTTGTGAGCGAAATCATTGGGACCAAACTAAATGCCCGCCGCACCCGCTGGATTGATGCGTTCAAGAATTACGCTGGCGTAAATCCGTTTTGCGAAAAGCTTACAGACTTTGCGGATGCTTGCCGCGCTCGAGAGATTCCTGTGCCCGAAAAGAGCGAAACGCTCACGCGCGAAGACTGGTGGGACTATCTCATGGTTTTCTTGGTGGAACCTGCACTCGCTAGTAACGGTCCCGAGTTCATCTTGGATTACCCGCCGTCGCAGGCTGCTTTGGCGCAGACTTACGTGGATGCTGAGGGCTATACGTGGGCTCGCCGCTTTGAGCTTTTCGTGAACCAGGTGGAACTTTGCAATGGTTACACGGAGCTTACGGACCCGGTGGAACAGCGCCGCCGTTTCTATGCTGATTTGGAAATCCGCAAGGGGATGAACAAGCCCTTACCGCCTATTGACGAACGGTTCCTTGCAGCTCTTGAATCGGGTATGCCAGCTTGCTCTGGTGTGGCGCTCGGACTCGACCGCCTGTTCATGCTCGCCCTCGGTAAAGAAAAAATTGCCGACGTGATCCTCTTCCCAAGCCCCATTGCTTAA